The Nicotiana tabacum cultivar K326 chromosome 14, ASM71507v2, whole genome shotgun sequence genome contains a region encoding:
- the LOC107773681 gene encoding low affinity inorganic phosphate transporter 1-like, which translates to MAKEQLEVPNALDVAKTQLYHFTAIVVAGMGFFTDAYDLFCISLVTKLLGRIYYHRDGATKPGTLPPNVSAAVNGVAFCGTLAGQLFFGWLGDKLGRKKVYGMTLMLMVLCSIASGLSFGHTPKGVMTTLCFFRFWLGFGIGGDYPLSATIMSEYANKKTRGAFIAAVFAMQGFGILCGGMVAIIISALFKAGYPAPAYQVNASASTVPEADLAWRLIVMFGALPAGVTYYWRMKMPETARYTALVAKNAKQAACDMSRVLQVELEAEQEKVEKLAQEKGNDFGLFTVQFLRRHGLHLLGTTSTWFLLDIAFYSQNLFQKDIFSAIGWIPPPETMNAMEEVYKIARAQTLIALCSTVPGYWFTVVFIDKIGRFAIQLMGFFFMTAFMFALAIPYNHWTHKDNRIGFVIMYSLTFFFANFGPNATTFVVPAEIFPARLRSTCHGISAAAGKAGAMVGAFGFLYAAQSNDPKKTDAGYPPGIGVRKSLIVLGFINFFGMLFTLLVPESKGKSLEEMSKENEGEDENGTAQV; encoded by the coding sequence ATGGCTAAAGAGCAATTGGAAGTGCCAAATGCACTTGATGTTGCCAAAACACAATTGTACCATTTCACTGCAATTGTGGTGGCTGGTATGGGCTTCTTTACTGATGCATATGACCTGTTCTGCATTTCTTTGGTCACGAAACTACTTGGCCGCATTTACTATCACCGCGATGGCGCAACAAAGCCTGGAACTCTTCCTCCTAACGTGTCAGCCGCGGTTAATGGCGTCGCGTTCTGTGGGACCCTTGCCGGACAACTGTTTTTTGGGTGGCTTGGAGATAAATTAGGAAGGAAAAAAGTTTATGGAATGACACTTATGCTTATGGTTCTTTGTTCTATTGCCTCTGGACTTTCTTTTGGCCATACGCCAAAAGGGGTTATGACTACCCTTTGCTTCTTCCGGTTTTGGCTCGGATTTGGCATTGGTGGCGACTACCCTTTATCCGCCACAATCATGTCCGAGTACGCTAACAAAAAGACTCGTGGGGCGTTCATTGCTGCTGTATTCGCCATGCAAGGTTTCGGAATTTTGTGTGGTGGAATGGTTGCGATCATTATTTCCGCTTTATTTAAGGCAGGGTACCCTGCACCAGCATATCAGGTCAATGCTAGTGCTTCTACTGTCCCTGAAGCCGATCTTGCATGGCGTTTGATCGTCATGTTCGGTGCTCTTCCAGCCGGAGTAACTTATTATTGGCGAATGAAGATGCCTGAAACAGCGCGTTACACGGCCCTAGTGGCCAAAAACGCGAAACAGGCGGCTTGTGACATGTCGAGAGTTTTGCAAGTTGAATTAGAAGCTGAACAAGAAAAAGTAGAGAAGCTCGCGCAAGAAAAAGGGAACGATTTCGGGTTGTTTACGGTACAATTCCTTCGTCGCCACGGACTTCACTTGCTTGGTACAACTAGTACATGGTTTTTGCTAGACATTGCTTTCTATAGccaaaatctttttcaaaaagaCATTTTTAGCGCGATTGGATGGATCCCACCACCCGAAACGATGAATGCAATGGAAGAAGTGTACAAAATTGCAAGAGCACAAACACTTATTGCTCTTTGTAGTACTGTTCCAGGGTACTGGTTTACAGTAGTATTCATCGATAAAATAGGCCGATTCGCGATTCAATTGATGGGGTTTTTCTTTATGACAGCGTTCATGTTCGCGTTGGCCATTCCTTACAATCATTGGACACACAAGGACAATAGAATTGGATTCGTGATCATGTATTCGTTAACTTTTTTCTTTGCTAATTTTGGTCCAAACGCGACTACATTTGTTGTCCCCGCGGAGATTTTCCCCGCGAGGCTAAGGTCAACATGCCATGGGATTTCCGCGGCTGCTGGAAAAGCGGGAGCAATGGTTGGAGCATTCGGGTTTTTATATGCTGCGCAATCCAATGATCCAAAGAAGACTGATGCGGGTTACCCGCCGGGTATTGGCGTGAGGAAATCTTTGATTGTATTAGGTTTTATTAACTTTTTTGGGATGTTGTTTACATTATTGGTACCTGAATCTAAAGGGAAATCATTAGAGGAAATGTCCAAGGAAAATGAGGGAGAAGATGAAAATGGAACAGCTCAAGTTTAA
- the LOC142169099 gene encoding uncharacterized protein LOC142169099 — MEDCISLRQEVVNMLRQGHLKELLSDKGRINFARGREHQGPPKPPSPARTINMIVGDDVSINSMKFTTTHKLKCSITRERYDKLEESIIFDKSDADDLVYPHHDALVITLRILDTDVKRIMIDHGSGTCIIHPRVLTQIKLEDKIVSRCITLIVFNNAVERTSGEITLPILASGVTMETTFHIMDQDTTYNAIVGRPWIHPMKVVPPSYTKSSNFQIHGGYSIYEESSVHLENATAML, encoded by the coding sequence ATGGAAGACTGCATCTCCCTAAGGCAGGAGGTCGTGAACATGCTACGTCAAGGACATCTTAAAGAGCTGCTAAGTGATAAGGGAAGAATCAATTTCGCCAGAGGGCGCGAGCATCAAGGACCACCCAAACCACCCTCACCAGCCCGTACCATCAACATGATCGTCGGAGACGATGTCTCTATCAACAGCATGAAGTTCACCACTACACACAAACTCAAGTGCTCCATCACACGCGAACGATACGacaaactcgaagaaagtatcatcttcgacaaGTCGGATGCCGACGATTTGGTCTATCCTCATCATGACGCTCTCGTTATTACTCTACGAATTTTGGATACTGATGTTAAACGTATTATGATTGATCACGGAAGTGGCACGTgcattatccatcctcgagtactTACCCAAATAAAACTCGAGGATAAAATAGTGTCGCGTTGCATCACACTAATTgtttttaacaatgcagttgaacggaCATCCGGGGAAATTACTCTCCCGATTTTGGCCAGCGGCGTTACTATGGAAacaacattccacatcatggaccaagaCACGACGTACAACGCCATagtggggagaccatggatacaccccATGAAGGTTGTCCCTCCATCTTataccaagtcatcaaatttcCAAATCCATGGGGGATATTCAATATATGAGGAGAGCAGTGTACATCTCGAGAATGCTACCGCAATGCTTTAG